From one Humulus lupulus chromosome 8, drHumLupu1.1, whole genome shotgun sequence genomic stretch:
- the LOC133794893 gene encoding probable F-box protein At4g22030: protein MVTLQASSVVYMKVSNTGSSQTRRRLGESPAPRAILNLPKVQNSAASTTTSPTNPLLSLPKLPYSLGFPDHQHQDMDMKRSNLNSSAVQIEKMYAILEAVSDRVEMHKNIGAQRDNWNNLLLSSVNSITLAAATMAGVSVLSPSIALKLSSTILYLAATGILVIMNKIQPSQLAEEQRNATRLFKQLQTEIQTKLSIGNPTALDVNEAMEKVLELDKAYPLPLLGAMIEKFPETVESAVWWPRKVGQQKQTSQVGYNNNGWSKKLEEEMREVSKVIERKDVTEYLRLSEKALKLNKILAISGPVLTGLAAAATAVSGGIGNTHGVGAAATVVGVVAGALASVVNTLEHGGQVGMVFEMYRSNAGFFRLMEETIESNLRETDVERRENGEVFQTKVALQLGRSLSELKNISSSSSRYVNHNGSDTEEFASKLF from the coding sequence ATGGTAACCCTTCAAGCTTCAAGCGTGGTTTATATGAAGGTCAGTAACACTGGCTCATCCCAAACACGACGCCGTTTGGGAGAATCCCCTGCTCCAAGAGCCATTCTTAACCTACCAAAAGTCCAGAACTCGGCCGCGAGTACTACAACTAGTCCCACTAATCCATTACTTTCTCTTCCAAAGCTTCCATACTCTTTGGGTTTTCCTGATCATCAACATCAGGACATGGATATGAAGAGATCCAATCTTAATTCGTCGGCCGTACAAATAGAGAAGATGTATGCGATCTTGGAGGCTGTTTCAGACAGAGTGGAAATGCACAAGAACATCGGAGCTCAGCGTGACAACTGGAACAATCTCCTTCTGTCATCGGTTAATTCGATCACTCTCGCAGCTGCAACCATGGCGGGAGTCTCAGTACTATCACCCTCCATAGCCCTGAAGCTCTCTTCCACGATTCTCTATTTGGCAGCCACTGGAATATTGGTGATCATGAACAAGATCCAACCGTCACAACTCGCTGAAGAACAAAGAAACGCCACTAGATTATTCAAGCAACTACAAACTGAGATCCAGACCAAACTCTCCATCGGAAACCCTACAGCTTTGGACGTAAACGAAGCCATGGAGAAAGTTTTGGAGTTAGATAAAGCATACCCACTTCCGCTTTTGGGCGCCATGATTGAGAAATTCCCCGAGACTGTAGAGTCTGCTGTTTGGTGGCCGAGAAAAGTAGGACAGCAAAAGCAAACATCACAAGTTGGATACAACAATAATGGTTGGAGTAAAAAGTTGGAAGAGGAAATGAGAGAGGTTTCTAAGGTTATAGAAAGAAAAGACGTGACTGAATACTTGAGGCTTAGTGAAAAGGCCTTGAAACTCAATAAAATCCTTGCGATTTCTGGACCGGTGTTGACTGGTTTAGCAGCTGCAGCGACTGCTGTTTCCGGTGGTATTGGCAATACTCACGGGGTAGGAGCGGCGGCCACGGTGGTTGGAGTGGTGGCGGGAGCTTTGGCGAGCGTTGTGAACACATTGGAACACGGTGGTCAGGTAGGGATGGTGTTTGAAATGTATAGGAGTAATGCGGGTTTCTTCAGGCTTATGGAGGAGACAATTGAATCTAACTTGAGAGAAACAGATGTGGAAAGAAGAGAGAATGGTGAAGTGTTTCAAACCAAGGTGGCTTTGCAGCTTGGTCGGAGCTTGTCTGAGCTCAAAAATATTTCTTCTTCTAGTTCCAGATATGTTAATCATAATGGTTCAGATACTGAAGAGTTTGCAAGCAAGCTTTTctga